The genome window CACATACACCATCACGGGCACAGCAACCGCAAAGACAAGGTAGTAGAATTTGAACTCGAGCGTATgccatcgtcctcgttTAACGTGTCCGGACGCTCGCGTGGACATATTCGATGACACAGCTGTGGCTGTAGCGCTCTTGTTTGCAGCTTGTGCTGACAATGATCCAGTGTCGATCGTAAGCGAAGCAATACCGCGCGAACCTAGAAGCTTGCGCACTGTTGGATGGGACGGCACGGGGCTGCTTGTAGGATGTCTGGATTCGGATGACGCAACGGGCGGATATGTGTTGCTGCCATTCTGATGCCGGGCTGTCATGTTGTCGTTTGGTTGCTGGCCGTTGGCGCCATGCTGGGAGCTGAGGACCGGGCTGCCAAAATGTATGGGGAGCATGCCCTGCCGACGGTCTTTATTTGATAACCAACCGATGGTAGCAACTCAACCTATCGCGGGCGCAGCCTCATGTAGTCCCAAGATCCGAGTGGGGCTTGATGAGAGACAAGTAAAGAGGATCGAAAGGAAGTGTAAGGTGCAGATTGGACTCGCGTGTGAATTCAGCTTGCCGTTGCACGCAAAGCCAGCTCGCATGTCGTTTCCAaaaaagtcgtgagtgttggtctcggaGTGTGCTTAGTCAGCAAGAATGGGTGGATTTTCGCGCTTGGGGCACACCCATGCAGTCTGTGAGTGACAGAGGAAATACATCGATCAGAtcaacactcacgactgtgtTTCTGATCCACCTCGTCAGTTATCGTGCACCTGCTCATCCTTCTTTGTGACCAGCGCGGTCGGTACTTGCAATATGGCGGTAAGCTAATAAACACTCACTCGGACTTGCTTGCTCAAAACGATATCAGACTGCTGACTTCTGGGGCTGTTTATTGCTTGATGCTGGCACTACAGATCAATTGGATCCTACTCATCAGCCGTCAAGGCAAGGTTCGTCTTGCCAAATGGTTCACCACCATGTCGCCCAAGGCAAAACTCAAGATCACAAAAGATGTCACGCAGCTTGTTCTGGCGAGACGAACAAGGATGTGTAACTTTCTTGAGTACAAGGATAGCAAAGTGGTCTATCGACGATACGCGTCGCTCTTTTTTGTAACTGGAATTAGTCAAGGTGACAACGAGCTGGTAACACTCGAGATCATCCATCGATATGTCGAGGTGCTTGATCGGTATTTTGGCAACGTttgcgagctcgacctcaTCTTCAACTTTCAAAAGGCATATGCAGTGAGTATGGGCTGTCCGAGAGCTATCGCCATTCGTTTATGTTTGATGTTCATTGACCAATGGATCTTTTTTGCTGCCACCATAACTATTGCAGattctcgacgagctcatcaTTGCAGGCGAAATGCAAGAATCTTCCAAAAAGTCCGTGTTGCGGACCGTCAGTCAgagcgattcgatcgaagaagcagagcagTCAGAAGATGTACGTTGTTCCTTACTTTTGCATTGTGTCCAGCTCGGGACTCTCTGCGCAAAGACATGAGTTCATGCCACTGACCCGACTTGTTTTCATCCGTgtcgcttgctcttcttccttACTCGCCCAGTCGTTGGCGAGAATTGGCAGCAGGTCAGGTTAAAAAGTGCCATGGCAACTTTCGATTCCTGCTGGGCGCCCTTCGATTCACTTGCTCTCTTTCCAACTTTGTCCTTGGTTCTCGGTCATTCTGTAACAATATCATATAACAGCAACTTTTACCCGCTCTCTGTGACGATTGTGATTAGCCTAGGCCTTCGAAAGAGGCGGCTTCGACGAGCCTGAGCATTGACAGTTGAACTTGTGAAGCCGGCGACACCATGCGAATTGGCGTGCAATCCGATCGGCACATTGGCGATCACAAACACGACACAGTTTTCCAATGGACGGCGAGCTTTGCGGGGAAGAAGGCGAACGAATGACATGTGCGGAGGACAGCAAGCAGATAATTACGTACGGAAGATTGAGAGCCATTCAGGATTGATTGGGCATTGCCATGGCGTCTCTGTTGTTGTTTGTTGGGTGGCGTATTGGGAGCAAGACCCATCCGCGATGCCCGTGATGCCGGTGCCAAGTGTGGGGGGTCTCGCTTGaacttgctcgctcgttggcCCCGCTGCGTCTGTCGCGGCCAAAGCAGATGGTAGCTCCCATATCAACCTAAATAATCTCATCTCTGTTCAACTCGGTCTGGGTTGCGCCTAGAGTGTCGGATCACTTTGAAGAGTTCTGACACTATGGTTGAACCTCTTAACCCTTAATGGGGCGGTGAGGCTCAAACGGATCATCGGCACTTGTCTGGGCCGAGGCGTGGAAATAGTGGAAGCTGACGGAACCTGCGTCAACCGTCGGAGATATCACTGGCACACAGCTCGTCGACTTTGAGAGAGTCGAGGGCAAGCTGCAAGCGAATCTGGGGTGACTTTGGCGGGGTTCAGGCGAGCGACAAACTTGTCTGAAATTTCACGCTCAAACGCAGTGGGTGGAAGATCGACATGCGACACTCCAGGTTTTGATCTCAGGAAAAGAGTTGTAAGTCTTGTTGTGTGCTCGCTCATTGATGTTCAGCTTAAAGTGAATGGGAGCATCTATGAGGCACACCTAGCCGATTTgaaccagtcacgagttttGCAGCGGTGCATCCCTCGGCAGACTGCAGACGGACGGTGAGTTGGTTTGTCTTGGATTATTCTGTTCTACATTGTAAAGGTTAcctcattcacgattgatcTCCAAGAAACAAAGTGGCTCAGACAGTTACCACGGCATCCACGATGGCAGGGCGTGGCAGGCAGAAAGGCAGAAAGGCACGCGCAGTAGAGCAGAAGGCGGCGATTTCAGACATGCAGAGCGCCTCTTTCACGCTGCTTTTGGAAAATCTGATGAATCGTGTGCAAAATCCAACTTCAAAAACAATTCAAACAAGGCAGACCAACAGTCAGTCTCGGTCTTTGCAGCGTCACCGCGCAAGCGAGGCGAGTCGAGTTGGACGCTAACTTGAcgcggaagaagcagctttTCTCCTACTTGGTACTCCACACTGTCTATACAGTAAGTCCActtgcttggctttggctttaGATttgactttggctttggcacCGATTCACACGAGTCTGCAACGAACGCTGTTTGCATCCATTTGGTCACTCGCTTCAACGGCTAGACTGCCCTTGTGCCCAAGATTCAAGCTCGCTGAATAAACTCCTGGCTTCCATCCGCCTCGACCGGCTGGTTGCACATCTAGCGCATCGCAAGccatttacgattcgtgctgctcgctcgccgcTCATCGCGCCGATTGGAAATTGACAGTTGAAAGTGTAACGAGGACGTCTCGATTCACGCTCAACCCCAACCGGTGGGAACTACAAATACGTCCCCACACTTCGTCTTTCCTTCCTCATTGTCATCCACCACGCATCATCCCTTCCTTTCCCGTCCTTCACCAACCTACCACTCATATCCACAATGTCTGACTTCAAGTCCAAGGCTCTCTTCGAGCAGATCACCGAAGGCCTCAAGGGCATGGATgacaaggagaagaaggacaTCCAGAAGAAGGTAGGTATTCACTCCGGTGTGAGATCGCCGCCATTATCCTTGCCATACAGAAGAGCCTGCTAGACGACACGACGCGTTGCTATGCAACCGTCTGTCCAGCCACTTGCGGCTCACAGCATCTCTCTCGCTGGCGAGGTTCGCATATGGTTACCAAAGCGATAGAGAACTCTGCTGACTCTAGTCCTCGtttgctctcgctctcccTTGTTCCTGCGAATCTGATCGCTTCCAATTTGGATGTCATCGATCGATCTTGCCTGCTTCGAACCATCAACCACTCTTTCTCCTCTACGCCCATAACAGACCAACGGCTGCTTCGAAATGCACGTCAAGAACTCCAAAGGCGAGGAGCTCGTCTGGACCATTGACCTCAAGAAGGTACGTTTCCGCCCCAATTCGGTCATTCGAATCATCTGTCGCGTCAGACACTTTGTTCCCTGGGCACATTCAACTTGCACTGCGACCAAGCCACGCCGAACTTGCCGGTATCAGTCCAGTGCTGTGCGCTTGCAACAGCAGGCAACGAACGTTATGTCTTCGCCGCTCCAAGCATCGCCCTCCCTCCATGCGCCCAAATGATCCGGATCGAGCGTACAATAACTTCGACCATCCACTGACTCTTTTGATTTGCTTTTTTTCTCGCTCTGTCTATTGCAAACCAGAACGCTGAAGCTTACGAGGGCAAGGCCAAGGGAAAGGCTGATGTCACCATCAACCTCTCCGATGACACCTTCATCGACCTCGCCGACGGCAAGGTTAACGGCCAGAAGGCTTTCATGTCCGGCAAGCTCAAGGTCAAGGGCAACATCATGCTCGCCACCAAACTCGACGGTGTGCTCAAGTCCCAGAAGGCCAAGCTCTAAATGCATTCGCTGTAATGTTTTCAGATCCCTCCTACGAATACATCTATAATGCTTCTAGCTTGATGTGATTCATTCTTTTGGCTGACCCAGTTTGGCACGTTGTAGATACCATGGGACAGGTGTTGAATTTTGCGATGGAAGACTTGCTGGAGCGAAGTTGATGGCTGCTGGACATGTATCAAGATGATCGGCGCGTGGTGCGGTATCGTAAACGTCAACTCGAATTGGTCTCGCTCAGGTTGAGATGAGCCAATTTTCATACGCTTTGAACCAGTCGCAACCGACCTGACCGAGAGCAAGATAGAGATGAGCACTCACGTGGTTGCAGTCTCGTGAAGGTGCTTGCTACACCAGTGCCTTGTCGGAAGACGGCTCGTGCCTGGCGTCGTCCGAGATGAGCCGGAAGCGTGCGATTTGAGGTGCACAAGCCTGGCCAACAAGACTATGCGACAAGACAGAAAAAGAAACAAAGACTGAAAAGCGCTCATCTGTCTCGGGAAGCTTACCATGCTTGATGAGCTACAGAAGCGCATGCGAACACGAACAAGCCCCGACCAGACATCCATCGGCTCACCTCCACGCCTTGTGCGTGGTCAACCCCTTCACCGTGTCATTTGATTGTCATCGTGACAGTTGAACACCGTTCTCGCACAAGTTGAATACGATAACCAAGTCATTGCAATTCGGTGCTTGACAAGTCGCACATGTACTCGACCGGCGGCAGCGTCCTCATGACTGTAGCTAGGGTCTGCAACGCATGTAGGCAATGTTGTCTtgaccagcagcaggcacGAGGGTCCTTCACGATAGTATCAATTACGAGTTCCAGAGTTGGAAACCCACGTTTCGTCCGAATAAAAGCGCAACTGAGTCGCGTACGTGCACACTTAGTCCCGTTGTACGCctcgctccacctccacagtcacgagtgataAAATCTGTACCTCCACTCCACACTCGGTGCTCAGCGCAGCTTTATACACTAACTCATGCGCAGCGGCGTTCTTGTGGagctgcaagcacgaatgGTGGCGACCGTGTGAAGCTTGAGTTTGTTAGCAACGCAAGCGTAGAGCAAGTAGAGCCGATGCACCAACACCCGGGTAGCGCCGTCAAcgttgctcgagaagaagcagcacaGACGCGCAGACGCGCTGGCATTTGCGTTTGCTGGTGTACTCTGCGGTTACAAGCCCGTGCGCCGTTTTACCCGGTGTCACTTCCGCTACACCTCTACGCAGTAATTCGAAGGTATAAGTACCGCCTCACTCGCATGCTTTCTCGGATGAGATACAGCTCAACAACTTGCATCCGCACCTCTTTCTCCCTTTCCTCCATAAGACCATTCAAACGCCCAAGATGAGTATCCCCACACGCGAATTTGGCAAAACCGGTGAAAAGGTCAGCTCCATCGGTTACGGCGGCATGGGCCTCGCAGCCTTCTACGGAGAACCTGCCCCACAATCCACGGTAGATGCCATCTTGGACAAATGTCTTGCTAACGGTGTCACCTTTTGGGACACCGCCGATATGTACTCGCCTGTCAAGTCGCGTAGGCTGGGATACAACGAAGAACAATTCGGTGCTTACTTCAAGTCGCACCCAGAAGCGCGCAGCAAGGTGTTCCTTGCTACCAAATTTGTCAACCGTGTCAAGGAGAATGGCGAGAGATTCCTGGACGGCTCTCCCGAGTGGTGCCACCAGGCATGCAACGACTCGCTGCGTCGATTGGGCGTGGACCAGATCGACCTGTACTACGCTCATCGTTCTGATCCCAACGTCAATGTCACTGAAACCGTAAGGGCAATgaaggagctcaaggatCAAGGAAAAATTCGTTACATCGGCGTGTCCGAATACAacctcgaacagctcgaggctgcaAACAAGGTGGCTCATATCGACGCGATTCAGATCGAGATTTCGCCTCTGACTCCCGAAGCTTTGACCAACGGTATCCTGGCTTGGGCCGAGAAAAACGGCACAGCACTCGTCGCCTATTCGCCACTCGGCCGAGGCTTTATGACGGGGCAGTACAAATCGGTTGAAGACTTTGATGAGGACGACTACCGCCGCTTCAGCCCTCGTTTCCAAGGCGAAAACTTCCAGAAGaacctcgagcttgtcagcAAAATCAAGAAGATCGCCGACAAAAAGAGCGCTACCGCCGGCCAAATTGCTCTTGCCTGGGTGCTGCAAAAGTCGCCCATCATCATCCCGATTCCCGGCACCAAGAAGGAAAAGTATCTCGACGAAAACATCAACTCTGTCCATGTCAAGCTTTCCGATGCTGACGtggccgagatcgatgaCGTTATCAACAGCTTCGAGGTCTCTGGCACAAGGTACGCTCCCGAGTCGATGAAGGTGTGTGCATTCTAACTTTGTTTGTTCATAGTGCATGTCTCGCTTTTCGATAATCGCAATGGATGCATTGAACATTGCTCTTGTGTTTACCAAACTTGGATACGATCGAGGGGAATCGAAGGACGTAGTCGTGAATGGCGTAGCTCATGAGTCATTCTATCTGGGATGGACAGGCTTTCGTCTGTCTCGTTCGTTGCTGATTTACGCCACCGAGATAGCAAAATGGCTGCGATCCGCCAGAATCGGTCGTGGAGAGCCAAGCAATTTGCCAGATGACAGCACCGTTTCAGAGCGAACAGATTTGACACGAGCAAGAAGGCCCGCATACTTGTATCAATCAAGCCTCGCTACAGTAGGCACAAGTTCGGCATGTTCAACACGACACCCGATGTCGACCGGCCGGCAATGTGAATGGTCGCCGAGTACAAGACACTGCACTGATCGTGGTGAATCCGAGCGGCAGTAGAGCGTCACAGGCTGTAAAGTGGCATGTTCTCATGACCCAATGATGACCCATGATCCATGACCCTGCACAAAAAAAGGTATGAATGCATGCATTGCGACAAACACTACAGCGACACAAAGAAAAGTCATGGAGCCAGTTCAGCACTTGAACATGACCCGTCGTCGTTTCAAAGAATGAATGACTGCCAACCAAGCAGCTGAGCTCAGCGCTTGAAGATAGTAACGCAGTCTTCGTCCTCCAGCACATGATCCGCCCCCACCCTCTGACCTCTGGGGTGTTTGGCACTCTTACCCCACACCATGGCGAACTTGAACTGTTTGATAATCTCCTTGTGGATAGCGTTGCAAAAGTCCTCGACCGTGCTCCTGCCGGTCTTGAGCACGACGGGTGACGAGTAGTCCGGCGCGGCTTTTCTTGGCTTGGTGTACACTCGAACCAGTGACAGCTCCTGCCACATCTTTtccaccagctcgtcgtcgacgttcCACCAGTGCTGAGACGAGATCGGGACCGAGTTGGGAATCTTGTAGAGCAGGTCGAGTTCTTCGATActgatcgagtcgatcttgttgagcaCATAGATGGCGGGCACGTAGATTCGGTTGCCTTCGATCACATCGATAAGCTCTTCGATGTTGGCATCCTG of Mycosarcoma maydis chromosome 7, whole genome shotgun sequence contains these proteins:
- a CDS encoding putative AP-1 complex, subunit sigma1; its protein translation is MAINWILLISRQGKVRLAKWFTTMSPKAKLKITKDVTQLVLARRTRMCNFLEYKDSKVVYRRYASLFFVTGISQGDNELVTLEIIHRYVEVLDRYFGNVCELDLIFNFQKAYAILDELIIAGEMQESSKKSVLRTVSQSDSIEEAEQSEDSLARIGSRSG
- a CDS encoding putative aldo-keto reductase yakc [NADP+], giving the protein MSIPTREFGKTGEKVSSIGYGGMGLAAFYGEPAPQSTVDAILDKCLANGVTFWDTADMYSPVKSRRLGYNEEQFGAYFKSHPEARSKVFLATKFVNRVKENGERFLDGSPEWCHQACNDSLRRLGVDQIDLYYAHRSDPNVNVTETVRAMKELKDQGKIRYIGVSEYNLEQLEAANKVAHIDAIQIEISPLTPEALTNGILAWAEKNGTALVAYSPLGRGFMTGQYKSVEDFDEDDYRRFSPRFQGENFQKNLELVSKIKKIADKKSATAGQIALAWVLQKSPIIIPIPGTKKEKYLDENINSVHVKLSDADVAEIDDVINSFEVSGTRYAPESMKVCAF